Proteins encoded in a region of the Spiroplasma endosymbiont of Amphimallon solstitiale genome:
- a CDS encoding helix-turn-helix domain-containing protein, translated as MKKKEILSKGRQDLLNAFGKRMKTLRNQKGRKFSQEKLGEASGLHRNYISDAERGTRNVSLVAILKIINGLDSSISEFFAVGFDNIDTSNLYDTFSVE; from the coding sequence ATGAAAAAGAAAGAAATTTTAAGCAAAGGTCGTCAAGATTTATTGAATGCTTTTGGAAAACGAATGAAAACTTTACGTAATCAAAAAGGTAGAAAATTTTCACAAGAGAAACTTGGAGAAGCAAGCGGCCTACATCGTAATTATATTTCTGATGCTGAAAGAGGAACAAGAAACGTATCTTTAGTTGCAATCTTAAAAATAATTAATGGGTTGGATTCATCTATTAGTGAGTTTTTTGCTGTAGGGTTTGATAATATTGATACTTCAAATTTATATGATACATTTAGTGTTGAATAA
- a CDS encoding IS30 family transposase, with translation MYKYLTIESIIAIKEYKSYGFSIRKIAKAIDYSKSTVHRVCRLLNQNLLPLEILNKIQKNKQNAGRKLIILTLIEINTINHLLITKNYALDIIANFLKENKIKSISTKTLYNMFKTNRMGFDENNLLRKGKNKPHKQKETRGRINNCKSIHERNLIIPNIKNIEEFGHLEGDTIIGKDHKSSIITLADIWSKTTIPLATKNNKSENITKSIIKFISKLQKGTVKTITFDRGKEFSKWKLIEKNCNVKIYFADPGKPCQRGLNENNNGILRRYLPKSTDLSFNYVEKYGWPKIIHQFTLKILFLIKNLLKVTLFSVKIL, from the coding sequence ATGTATAAGTATCTGACTATTGAATCAATAATAGCAATAAAAGAATATAAAAGTTATGGATTTTCGATTCGTAAAATAGCAAAAGCCATTGATTATAGTAAATCAACTGTACATAGAGTTTGTAGATTATTAAATCAAAACTTATTGCCATTAGAAATATTGAATAAAATTCAAAAAAATAAACAAAATGCAGGTAGAAAATTAATAATTTTAACTTTAATAGAAATTAATACTATTAATCATTTGTTAATTACTAAAAATTATGCTCTTGATATAATTGCTAATTTTTTAAAGGAAAATAAAATAAAAAGTATTTCAACAAAAACTTTATATAACATGTTTAAAACAAATCGAATGGGTTTTGATGAAAATAACTTATTGAGAAAAGGAAAAAATAAACCTCACAAACAAAAAGAAACTAGGGGCAGAATTAATAATTGTAAGTCTATTCATGAAAGAAATTTAATCATTCCTAATATTAAAAATATAGAAGAATTTGGTCATTTAGAGGGTGATACTATCATTGGTAAAGATCATAAAAGTTCTATTATTACTTTAGCTGATATATGATCAAAAACCACAATTCCTTTAGCAACTAAAAATAATAAATCAGAAAATATTACAAAAAGTATAATAAAATTTATTTCAAAGTTACAAAAAGGAACAGTTAAAACTATTACTTTTGATCGTGGTAAAGAATTTAGTAAATGAAAATTAATCGAAAAAAATTGTAATGTTAAGATTTATTTTGCAGATCCTGGTAAACCTTGTCAAAGAGGTTTAAATGAAAATAATAATGGTATTTTAAGAAGATATTTACCAAAATCTACAGATCTATCTTTTAATTATGTAGAAAAGTATGGATGACCAAAAATTATTCATCAATTTACACTTAAAATATTATTTTTAATTAAAAATTTGTTAAAAGTAACATTATTTAGTGTAAAAATTCTCTAA
- the whiA gene encoding DNA-binding protein WhiA gives MISFTTSVKDEICQKSFKNCCQKSLLSAYSLINGKITNSDKINNEIIIHSFHNKTTRLIYKFLKNEYKDVKLIVMVDVLNKFERPKVYNIRINNKIDFIINDLMLQDKYLFIEKEAMHQHIIKEHCIRAYIAGIFLVVGSINSPSTPNYHLELQFHNDMLAKKIKNILLQTFKLNFKTIKRRNKTVLYLKKSNVISDFLKIIDCPQSVFAFEDKRISRELFNNINRFNNIDISNQQKILNAGDQQVIMISVLKDKKLFKALSLKAQIISNLRLKNPEASLSELGELYYQETGFVITKSGVNHLIREIKKKYQETL, from the coding sequence ATGATATCATTTACAACAAGTGTAAAAGATGAAATCTGTCAAAAAAGTTTTAAAAATTGTTGTCAGAAATCTTTGCTATCAGCATATTCGCTTATTAATGGTAAGATTACAAATTCAGATAAAATAAATAATGAGATTATTATTCATAGTTTTCATAACAAAACCACTAGGTTAATATATAAATTTTTAAAAAATGAATATAAAGACGTAAAATTGATAGTTATGGTGGATGTTTTAAATAAATTTGAGCGTCCAAAGGTGTATAATATTCGTATTAATAATAAAATTGATTTTATTATTAATGATTTAATGCTTCAAGATAAATATCTTTTTATTGAGAAAGAAGCTATGCACCAGCATATAATAAAAGAGCATTGTATAAGAGCGTATATCGCAGGAATCTTCCTTGTAGTTGGCAGTATCAATTCTCCTTCAACACCTAACTACCATTTGGAATTACAATTTCATAATGATATGTTGGCTAAAAAAATTAAAAATATTTTATTACAAACTTTTAAATTAAACTTTAAAACAATAAAACGTCGTAATAAAACGGTGCTTTATCTAAAAAAATCTAATGTAATTTCTGACTTTTTAAAAATAATTGATTGTCCACAATCAGTTTTCGCTTTTGAAGATAAACGCATTTCACGAGAATTATTTAATAATATTAATCGTTTTAATAATATTGATATTTCTAATCAACAAAAAATTTTAAATGCTGGAGACCAGCAAGTTATAATGATTTCTGTTTTAAAGGATAAAAAACTTTTCAAAGCGTTGTCATTAAAAGCTCAAATTATTTCAAATTTAAGATTAAAAAATCCTGAAGCATCACTTTCAGAATTGGGTGAACTTTACTATCAAGAAACTGGTTTTGTCATTACTAAGTCTGGGGTTAATCATTTAATTCGCGAAATTAAGAAAAAATATCAAGAAACATTGTAA